CTTTTTCGCGGGCTTCAATACTGCTGGTTTCAGTCTCTTTTTTTTCTTTTTTGGCTTTAGCGGCTGTAGCCGGGGCATCGCCCTCTACCGCACCAATGGCTTGTTTTTTAAAGGTTATTTTGGTGTTATCATCAACTTTAACCACCACATCTCCATTTTCTTTAATGTGCGAAACTTCGCCCCTTATCCCACCAATAGTGGTTATTTTATCACCTTTTTTAAGGCTGCTGCGCATTGCTTCTTCGCGCTTTCTTTGCTTGCGCTGCGGCCCAATAATTAAAAAATAAAGTACAGCTACCATACCTAGCAGCATTATCATACTAACCGAGCTGCCTCCAGCTTGTAATAAAGCAAAGTTATTCATGCGTTTTATCCCTTTTTTATTTAAACTATCTTTTTGTTTATCACAAATAACCGGCTTAGTCAATAGCTAACGGCTGTTTTTATTATAAGTAGGCCATTATTTAGCGGTAAATTTTTTGCCAACTTATTGTTTTATTTAATAAATTAAAAAATCATCAAGATAAAATAGCTCATCACTCTCTTGACGCCCTTTGCCTTTGGAAGGTATACATTAAAAGAAAATAAAGCTATTGTTGACGAAAGCAAATGCGTAGGTTGCAATAAATGCGCCCACCTTTTTTGCCCGGTTAGGAATTATCACTATATTAATAAAAAGCTACCGGCATTTTAGAATCACTCAAAGAGGGATTAACCGTAACTTATTCGCTAACCGACCAGCGTGTCATAGAGGTTATCGCTGTATTAAGACAGCATTATTGTAATTGAGGTGCGGTTCTATCAGCTAAATCAACCGTTATAAAGCTTTGTCTAGCCTCTATATTTATAACCATTAAAGGTTCATCACCTGCTAAATTTAAATTAACGCTGCTTTCGTACAGCCTACCATCAGGCAAGGTACGTAAAGTGCCGCCGTTAAGCTGAGCATTAAGCTTAATCGCTTGCAAACTATGATTTAAGCTAAGATTAACCAACCCATTATGGCTTACCAGCTGCATGGTACCGGCACTAACAGTGCTTATATTTAAGCCGCCCATCGTGGTATGGCCGCTAATGCTGGTTGCGTTGATAATATTGCTATTTATGTTATCTATAACAATACGGTTGTTAGTTGTAGTAGTCTCAATTAAGGTAACGCTGTTGTTTTGCCCCCAAATTTCGATGGTAGCGTTATGGGTAGTTAAACTAATTATCCTAAGCGGCCAGCTGGTCGGTACAAAAAGGTGAAGGCGGTAACGATAGTTAGGGCCATCGGGCTGCTCGCTGCGTAAATCTTCAAAAAAAAGCTCGTTATTATTGCTGGTTAAATTATATTCTATAGCAGCAGGTAAAAACCCTATATATTCTAAACGCAGCTGCTGTTCGTCGGTAAAAAAAAGGGCAATATCGGCACTGGCGGTGTTTAGGTTAATAATAGTTAGCGGTACATCGCTAACCAATAATTGGCCTTGTGGTGTTTCGTTAGGGGTACAAGCTAAGAGAATAATAGCTAAAGTTAAGTTAGTGATAAAAGCTTTCATTGATAACAAAAGTATAACACAAAGGTTTATTTTAAGCTAGAATGACTAAACTCATATTTCTAAAAGCAGTTAAAACTTAACAATCAAACCTTTTACCTCCTGCGAAAGAGACCATAAATAAACTAAAGAACTAACTATACATTGCCGAAAACGGATTTTAACGCAATAATCTTTAATAAAACATTTGACATTATTATAAAAGTAAGATAGAGTGTATTATAAGGAGATAAAAAATGAGGAATATTTTAACTATGGTTTTGTTATTAAGCTTAGCTTTATCGCTGCAGGCACAACAGAATTTGCGTGAGCTTGTAGTACAAATAACTGCATCTTTTGATGAGGATAACAATCAAGCTGGAACTGGCTTTATTTGGGTTAGTAATGGAGTAAACTTTATAGTAACAAATCGCCATGTTATTGAGAGAGACGGCAAAGTGAGCAATTATTTTAAAGTTGCAACTGCTCTTGCCGACGGTCGCATTATTATTTTTCCTTACTCTCTATTTGGGGATATATGGT
This portion of the Spirochaetaceae bacterium genome encodes:
- the yajC gene encoding preprotein translocase subunit YajC — translated: MNNFALLQAGGSSVSMIMLLGMVAVLYFLIIGPQRKQRKREEAMRSSLKKGDKITTIGGIRGEVSHIKENGDVVVKVDDNTKITFKKQAIGAVEGDAPATAAKAKKEKKETETSSIEAREKELEDKAKSAE